ACGCCGCTGGCCTGCGGCACGGCGATGCCGCGCGCCTGCGCCGCGGCCAGCACGGCCCGCGCCAGCGGATGCTCGCTGCCGGCCTGCAGCGCGGCCAGCTGCGCCAGCAGTGCGCTGCCGTCGGCGTCGGCAGGATCGGCCGCATGCAGCGCCACCACTTCGGGCTTGCCCACCGTCAGCGTGCCGGTCTTGTCGAACGCCACCACCCCCACCCGGTGCGCCACTTCCAGCGCCTCGGCGTCCTTGATCAGGATGCCGGCGCGCGCGCCGGCGCCGGTGCCGGCCATGATCGCGGTGGGCGTGGCCAGCCCCAGCGCGCACGGGCAGGCGATCACCAGCACCGCCACGGCATTGAGCAGCGCCGCTTCCCAGTCGCCGGCAAAGAGGCCCCAGCCCAGCACCGTCACCAGCGCAATGGCCAGCACCACCGGCACGAACACCGCGCTGACGCGGTCGACCAGGCGCTGGATCGGCGCCTTGGCCGCCTGCGCGTGCTCGACCATGCGGATGATGCGCGCGAGCACGGTCTCGGCGCCCACCGCCATGGTGCGCGCGACCAGCAGGCCTTCGAAGTTGATGGCGCCGCCGGTGATGCGGTCGCCGGGCTGCTTGGGCACGGGCAGGCTTTCGCCGGTCAGCATGGATTCATCGGCATGGCTGGTGCCCTCGACCACCTCGGCGTCCACCGGGATGCGCTCGCCGGGGCGCACCACGATTTCATCGCCGACGACCACGGCCGACAGCGGCACGCCCTGCTCGACGCCGCCGCGGCGCACGCGCGCGGTATCGGGCCGCAACGCCGCCAGCGCGCGGATGGCATCGGCAGTCTGGCGCTTGGCGCGCGTCTCCAGCCACTTGCCCAGGCGCACCAGCGTGATCACCACCGCGGCGCTTTCGAAGTACAGGTGCGGCATGGCATCGGCCGGCGTGCGCCACATCAGCCACAGCGACAGCCCGTAGGCGGCGGTGGTGCCCAGCGCCACCAGCAAATCCATATTGCCGGCGCCGGCGCGCACCGCCTTCCAGCCCGCCTTGTAGAAGCGCCAGCCGAACACGAACTGCACCGGCGTGGCCAGCAGCCACTGCACCCACGCCGGCAGCATCCAGTGCACGCCGAACCATTCCAGCACCATCGGCGCCACCAGCGGCAGCGACAACGCCGCGGAGATCGCCACCGGCCAGGGACTATCCCAGAAGGCGGGGCGCGTAGCCTGCCCCGGCTGGCCGGGCCGCGCCACGGCGCCTGCCTGCGCCGCATCCACCACCGGCGTCGCGCCATAGCCGGCGCGCGCGACCGCGCCCGCCAGCGCCGCGGGGTCGGCGGTGCCCCGCAGCAGCGTCACGCTGGCGCGCTCGGTCGCCAGGTTGACGGTGGCCTCGACTACGCCCGGCACGGCGCGCAGCGCTTTTTCGACCCGCGCCACGCACGAGGCACAGGTCATGTCGGCGATATTCAGCTCGATGGTGTCCTGAGGCACGGCATAGCCGGCGTCGGCGACGGCGCGCGCGGCGGCGGGCAGCACCGCGGCGGACGCCGCGCGCAGCGTGGCGGCCTCGGTGGCCAGGTTGACGGCGACGTCGCGCACGCCCGGCACCTTGGCCAGGGCTTTTTCGACGCGTCCCACGCAGGAAGCGCAGGTCATGCCCTCGACCGGCAGCCGCCACTCGGGCATGGCGTCTGCGGGGGGGCGGAGGTCGGTGCCGACCGGTTGGGAAGCGAGCACAGCGCTGGAATCTGGCATGGTTCTGAGTCATCCACAGTGTCGATGTCAGCATCATGGACCTTACCATCATTGGAAGGTCAAGGCCCGCATCAGAGGACGCCAGCGCCACGTCGACGCAGGAAAATTTCCCTTGCGCTTCCCATGGTGGCAAGGTTCACACTATGTCTGTCGCGGCTCCATGCCGCGTTTCGATCCCGTCAGGAGCGTTACAACATGATCCAGTTCCAGGTAGAAGGCATGACGTGCAACCACTGCGTCGGCGCCATCACGCGTGCCGTGCAGGCCGTCGACCCCGCCGCCCGCGTCAGCGCGGATGTGCCGGCCCAGGCCGTGCGCGTCGACAGCGGCGCCGACACGCAGGCTTTGCGCGAGGCGA
The window above is part of the Cupriavidus taiwanensis LMG 19424 genome. Proteins encoded here:
- a CDS encoding heavy metal translocating P-type ATPase → MPDSSAVLASQPVGTDLRPPADAMPEWRLPVEGMTCASCVGRVEKALAKVPGVRDVAVNLATEAATLRAASAAVLPAAARAVADAGYAVPQDTIELNIADMTCASCVARVEKALRAVPGVVEATVNLATERASVTLLRGTADPAALAGAVARAGYGATPVVDAAQAGAVARPGQPGQATRPAFWDSPWPVAISAALSLPLVAPMVLEWFGVHWMLPAWVQWLLATPVQFVFGWRFYKAGWKAVRAGAGNMDLLVALGTTAAYGLSLWLMWRTPADAMPHLYFESAAVVITLVRLGKWLETRAKRQTADAIRALAALRPDTARVRRGGVEQGVPLSAVVVGDEIVVRPGERIPVDAEVVEGTSHADESMLTGESLPVPKQPGDRITGGAINFEGLLVARTMAVGAETVLARIIRMVEHAQAAKAPIQRLVDRVSAVFVPVVLAIALVTVLGWGLFAGDWEAALLNAVAVLVIACPCALGLATPTAIMAGTGAGARAGILIKDAEALEVAHRVGVVAFDKTGTLTVGKPEVVALHAADPADADGSALLAQLAALQAGSEHPLARAVLAAAQARGIAVPQASGVQALPGRGIAGVVDGQSLQLGSERLRDSLGAPAGALAAVAQQLQSEGRTVSWLVQAAPPRVAGLVAFGDAIKPGAPAAIARLRAAGVRTVMLTGDNAGAAARVAQALGLDDVQAEVLPEDKAARVQALGRDGAVVAMVGDGINDAPALAAADVGIAMSTGTDVAMHAAGITLMRGDPALVADALAVSHRTVRKIRQNLFWAFIYNVVGIPLAAAGMLNPVVAGAAMAFSSVSVVGNALLLRRWRAQAGTAPAASTATQGGAR
- a CDS encoding heavy-metal-associated domain-containing protein; the encoded protein is MIQFQVEGMTCNHCVGAITRAVQAVDPAARVSADVPAQAVRVDSGADTQALREAIEEAGYPVRSVA